The Cydia amplana chromosome 11, ilCydAmpl1.1, whole genome shotgun sequence genome includes a region encoding these proteins:
- the LOC134652044 gene encoding vitelline membrane protein Vm26Ab-like: protein MFKLVAFVALLSVAAAKPGIHSVAYPAVPAVAPVAAYTAAYTAPIAAAYTAPPLVVSYATPVAAAYTAPVAAAYTAPVAYSAYSAYSPLAYSAYSYAPYSAYYV from the exons ATGTTCAAGCTG GTGGCCTTCGTAGCTCTTCTCTCCGTTGCCGCGGCTAAGCCAGGCATCCACTCCGTGGCGTACCCCGCGGTCCCTGCAGTGGCACCAGTCGCTGCGTACACCGCTGCGTACACTGCCCCCATTGCCGCCGCTTACACTGCTCCC CCGCTGGTGGTGAGCTACGCGACGCCGGTGGCGGCGGCGTACACGGCGCCCGTGGCGGCAGCGTACACCGCCCCCGTCGCCTACTCAGCCTACTCCGCCTACTCGCCACTCGCCTACTCTGCGTACAGCTACGCTCCTTACTCTGCCTACTACGTCTAA